GAAAATCAATTTTTACAAACAGTATTTATTGGAGGAGGTACTCCAAGTACAGTTAAAATTGAAGATTATGAAAATATTTTCAAATTGATAAATAAATATAAAACAAAAGATACAGAGATAACAACAGAGTGTAATCCAAATTCAGCTTCTTTAAAATGGCTTCAAGGGATGAAAGATTATGGTGTCAATAGAATTAGTTTTGGAGTACAAAGTTTTGATGATAATAAGTTAAAAAAGTTAAATCGTGCGCATAATTCAAAAGGAGCAATATCTGCTATACAAAATGCATCTTGTATAGGTTTTAATAGAATTAACTGTGATATAATTTACGGAGTTGAAGGTGATAGTTTTGATTCTTTGAAAGATGATTTTGATACTATTTTCTCACTACCAATTAATCATATTAGTGCTTATTCTTTAACACTAGAAGAGGGTACAAAATTTTTTAATAAATCTGAAATAAAAATTGATGATGAAGAGTTGTCCTATAAAATTTTTAACTATTTAGAAGAGAATGGGTTTAGTCAATATGAAATTTCAAACTTTTCTAAGACAAAAGATGATGAATCAAAACATAATTTTGGTTATTGGCAACATAAAAACTATATTGGTGTTGGTGCCGGAGCTGTTGGTTGTGTTAATAAAGTTAGGTATTACCCAAATAAACTAATAGAGAAGTATATCTCGAATCCTTGTGAATATGAGATTGAACACTTAAGTGATGAGGATGTTATAATAGAAAAAGTACTTTTAGGTCTTAGATGTTCAAATGGTTTTAACATAAATATATTAGATGACAATCAAAAAATAAAAGTGAAAGATTTGATTGAAAATCAAAAACTAATAATAAAAGATGATAATATTTATAACAAAAATTTTCTTTTAGCAGATGAATTAGCCCTTTATATCCTAGAGTAATCTATTTTTGACTATAATTGCATCTTTTATAATAAGGTAAATATAAATGACTATAAAAGAGTGTGTTAGAAAGTATTCACAAGAATTAAAATTTGTAACTCATATTCCAGCAAAGGAGATTGAGATATTAATTGGATATTTACTTGATAAAAATCCAATTTGGTTACATCTTAATTATAATATAGAGTTTGAAAAAGAAAAAGAATTAAAAAAATTAGTCTCAAAAAGAGCAACAAACTATCCCATAGAATATTTAATAAAAAAAGCTTCATTTTATGGAGAGAATTTCATTGTTAGAGAAAATGTATTAATTCCTAGACCTGAAACTGAACTTTTAGTAGATAATGCCATTGAGATTTTAAAGGAACAAAAGTCAAAAGTTAAAGTTTTAGAAATAGGGACAGGTTCTGGAATTATTTCTGTAATGTTAGCAAAACTAATAGAAGATATTGAAATAATTGCAGTTGATATAAATGAAGATGCATTAACCCTTGCAAAAGAGAATGCAAAAAAACATAATGTTGAAGAAAAAATAGATTTTAGATTAAGTAATT
This genomic stretch from Arcobacter arenosus harbors:
- the prmC gene encoding peptide chain release factor N(5)-glutamine methyltransferase, which translates into the protein MTIKECVRKYSQELKFVTHIPAKEIEILIGYLLDKNPIWLHLNYNIEFEKEKELKKLVSKRATNYPIEYLIKKASFYGENFIVRENVLIPRPETELLVDNAIEILKEQKSKVKVLEIGTGSGIISVMLAKLIEDIEIIAVDINEDALTLAKENAKKHNVEEKIDFRLSNLYESVVENDIFMTISNPPYIADDYKLPENVKYEPKNALFGGKIGDELLKKIIDETYNKDILYLLCEMGYDQKEPLTKYLKSLNLSDFNFYKDYEEFDRGFTLKLK
- the hemW gene encoding radical SAM family heme chaperone HemW, translated to MLLYLHIPFCDSKCHYCAFNSYTDRFHLKKEYMKALEKQLKFELEKNMGENQFLQTVFIGGGTPSTVKIEDYENIFKLINKYKTKDTEITTECNPNSASLKWLQGMKDYGVNRISFGVQSFDDNKLKKLNRAHNSKGAISAIQNASCIGFNRINCDIIYGVEGDSFDSLKDDFDTIFSLPINHISAYSLTLEEGTKFFNKSEIKIDDEELSYKIFNYLEENGFSQYEISNFSKTKDDESKHNFGYWQHKNYIGVGAGAVGCVNKVRYYPNKLIEKYISNPCEYEIEHLSDEDVIIEKVLLGLRCSNGFNINILDDNQKIKVKDLIENQKLIIKDDNIYNKNFLLADELALYILE